The Sphingobacteriales bacterium genome has a segment encoding these proteins:
- a CDS encoding ATP-binding cassette domain-containing protein, whose amino-acid sequence MYNIVEASKVNVFYGTNHVIKNLSISIQQNSVTAFIGPSGCGKSTFLRLLNRMNDFIPTFRLEGKIFIEGKNIYDKKINVEELRKKVGMVFQKPNPFPKSIYENVVYGLRIQGINDKKLLDETVETSLKKAALWDEVKDN is encoded by the coding sequence ATGTACAATATCGTTGAAGCTTCAAAAGTCAATGTTTTCTACGGCACCAATCATGTCATTAAAAACCTCTCCATTTCTATTCAGCAAAATTCGGTAACAGCATTTATAGGCCCTTCCGGATGCGGAAAATCAACTTTTCTGCGTTTGCTTAACAGAATGAATGATTTTATTCCGACTTTCAGACTGGAAGGAAAGATTTTTATTGAAGGAAAAAACATCTATGACAAGAAAATAAACGTTGAAGAACTCAGGAAAAAGGTTGGGATGGTTTTTCAAAAACCCAATCCTTTTCCAAAATCTATCTATGAAAATGTTGTGTACGGACTTCGTATTCAGGGGATTAACGATAAAAAGCTTTTGGATGAGACCGTTGAAACAAGTTTAAAAAAAGCGGCACTCTGGGATGAGGTGAAGGATAAT